One genomic region from Athalia rosae chromosome 3, iyAthRosa1.1, whole genome shotgun sequence encodes:
- the LOC105685923 gene encoding mediator of RNA polymerase II transcription subunit 13 isoform X3: protein MYGNRFLESGQRTRCSAEWAEGEQGSWESGLSYECRSLLFKALHNLIERCLLSRDFVRLGKWFVQPYDGFEKHRCNSSHLSFSFAFFVHGESTVCASVDVRQHPAVRHLTRACLQRTQTAQSAVKVILAPYGLAGTLTGQVGRVDSQLLEEWKHFYPINGASTDTGLPPLVEVLVGGVRMRYPSCYVLVTDMDDVPADAPLSPPTSPANYEHPLSTQRDLKAASELPERVWAECTLNSPTPTPKTNESSLEPGTWTFADATKKSSCSCSKCATPGGWKSLASAQFHREKVDKGGRRLVPFHRRSTTQWDVSPPVPANAPRSLLNRTEAPSTPPGGPPSYPRGPPTGGDCLPVPSVGSPGSPAPSPLPTPHSEPASVPPADPTMPTLSPQPPPSQPNAAPPMTPPQGPKSASSTCNQVFSPVPGPTLKRPVLASREYEGALLEDEQPLSWLYDYSTQEAWLNHPVKRFKGSPTGPTNLRGTNLYPPSNQQQQLQAPKLEIKQEPNTTPGECTGGRTDPYEFDAAGEENGTGVDGLRRPREDPPKPGSLFTSEGLQASYKDLDQIFDNSDPDTSSDETNLNQLQVQTPPGSNKSGGLHEETRLDSTNKHNNRGVGVLRPEELSKMFPTPPSLEHNPVASPCQLSDPPMDQTELSNNQRSLRHLPDIYPNMGSPAEEPIDDWSYVFKPAPICKLVGSSKYAPLTNLPSQSLPPVSLPSHCVYRPSWQCNPTTNNNPEKVLPPTRPGSVQQPCPPSPAPLGTPYRAATLSGRPPPPPYDQPSPATSTTSSYLNKNLNSIEADTPGPTRAPESNSLVVNILLGDTALNIFRDHNFDSCSLCVCNAGPKVVGNIKGADAGIYVAGSWGPGGALFQDDDQIRCSCGFSAVVNRRLAHRAGLFYEDEMEITGIAEDPSDKKKGSLVGVACGGGKPPPEGLDSVPPNVLELLREQCLIVQSSASSLNRAARIYAGMRSYPSLIPTVNTLEFNDGNEVSLAALDQGKVDGTPNERTNRLNGVHRWVFLRAHGPQCSGDIVRVMRSLQPLLQEAVQRKCTTRMWEAPYTVAGPLTWRQFHRLAGRGTDDRCEPQPIPALVVGYDRDWLSLSPYALSYWEKLLLEPYAGPRDVAYIVVAPDSEPVISKVRSFFRELSTTYEICRLGKHTPISKVLRDGILRVGKAAVQKVSKQPIDEWFKLLGENQIGELLRLYAQVCNHRLAPHLTQVIQDRSLLEPGESPSKQQQAPATPAPEITPATPDSVTPKTEPTEGENVRSETPSSNTPPNPGPGTGNTTPATTNTTTTPTTTVGPDEEEVEPPAVVVYLVEPFSLGGAEDPDRRRLAILALLRAYSTAVNSMPENIRSNINVQLISLESIMELGRARERRRAQDEMRSLALNVFLQGRRLLNHNSMVKSLTGFGTAAAADLFLKSKDERNKAPYRLYAPAYVLAPLRGKSEAPESFGMAGPEECAVLYLSYCLSEDQAWLLAVATDDRGEIFETATINVDVPNRRRRKRASARRVGLQKLMDFILGVMSQGVQPWRLVVGRVGRIGHGELKGWSWLLSRKALLKASKHLKDICGQCSLMYPGAAPCVLSACLVSLEPDSTLRLMADQFTPDERFSQASVNCQLSTPQDVTCTHILVFPTSATTQSSQTAFQEQHINGPDLGDDELFSALDDDMPEGMEGMGDFNDIFSVWPEAGAGGGQSPGGSPHRPEGSPLGGEGGGSGLGNHDGPGSPFPCNNTPRTAVNDQAEEVGTLLQQPLALGYLVSTAPTGRMPSWFWSACPHLDGVCPVFLKNALHLHSPAIQQNSDDLLQQQSALTAHPLDSQYTTDVLRYVLEGYNALSWLAVDANTKDRLSCLPVHVQALMQLYHAAAALV, encoded by the exons ATGTAcggaaatcgatttttggaaaGTGGACAGCGTACAAGGTGCTCTGCTGAATGGGCTG AAGGCGAACAAGGCTCTTGGGAAAGTGGATTGTCTTATGAGTGCCGATCCTTACTATTCAAGGCTCTGCACAATTTAATCGAACGCTGCTTACTTTCTCGTGATTTTGTCCGCCTTGGGAAATGGTTCGTACAGCCCTATGATGGGTTCGAAAAACATCGCTGCAATAG CAGTCATTTGTCATTCTCGTTCGCATTTTTCGTCCATGGAGAGAGCACAGTTTGTGCTAGCGTGGATGTCAGGCAACATCCCGCTGTACGACATCTCACCAGAGCTTGTCTCCAGCGAACTCAAACTGCTCAATCCGCTGTCAAAG TCATTTTGGCACCGTATGGTCTGGCTGGGACTTTGACAGGTCAAGTTGGCCGAGTAGACAGTCAGCTTTTGGAAGAGTGGAAACATTTTTATCCAATAAATGGTGCTTCGACGGATACCGGACTTCCACCATTGGTCGAAGTTCTTGTTGGTGGAGTTCGCATGCGCTATCCTTCTTGCTATGTCCTGGTTACTGACATGGATGACGTACCTGCAGATGCTCCTCTCTCACCACCCACCAGCCCCGCTAACTACGAGCACCCTCTTTCCACACAGAGAGACTTAAAAGCAGCCAGCGAATTACCTGAACGGGTTTGGGCTGAGTGCACGCTCAACTCGCCAACACCTACACCTAAGACAAACGAATCTTCACTGGAACCTGGTACATGGACCTTTGCCGATGCCACGAAAAAGTCTTCCTGTAGCTGCTCCAA GTGTGCGACCCCCGGGGGTTGGAAGAGTCTGGCTTCTGCGCAGTTTCATAGGGAGAAAGTAGATAAAGGTGGACGGAGGCTAGTGCCGTTCCATAGACGCTCCACAACTCAGTGGGACGTGTCTCCCCCAGTCCCTGCCAATGCCCCCAG aTCCTTGCTAAATCGCACGGAGGCTCCGAGCACGCCGCCTGGTGGCCCTCCATCATATCCGAGGGGACCTCCAACAGGAGGGGACTGCCTACCTGTTCCTTCGGTTGGCTCTCCAGGATCGCCGGCACCGTCACCGCTTCCGACGCCACACTCTGAACCAGCTTCCGTTCCACCAGCAGATCCCACTATGCCTACTCTCAGCCCACAGCCACCACCCAGTCAGCCAAACGCTGCTCCTCCAATGACTCCACCTCAGGGTCCAAAGTCGGCGTCGTCTACTTGTAACCAAGTGTTCAGTCCTGTTCCTGGACCAACCTTGAAAAGACCAGTACTAGCATCTAGAGAATATGAAGGAGCTCTTCTAGAAGATGAACAACCTTTGTCGTGGCTGTACGATTACTCGACACAGGAAGCGTGGCTCAATCATCCTGTCAAGAGATTTAAGGGTTCTCCCACTGGCCCTACCAATCTCAGAGGGACTAATTTGTATCCACCATCtaatcaacaacaacaattgcaGGCTCCAAAGCTTGAGATTAAACAGGAGCCAAACACAACACCA GGCGAATGTACCGGAGGGAGAACGGATCCTTATGAATTTGATGCAGCAGGCGAAGAGAATGGGACTGGAGTGGATGGCTTGAGAAGACCGAGAGAAGATCCTCCAAAACCCGGCTCTCTTTTCACCAGTGAGGGTCTGCAGGCTTCATATAAGGATCTTGATCAGATCTTTGACAACTCGGATCCTGATACTTCTAGTGACGAGACT aatttaaaCCAGCTTCAAGTGCAAACTCCACCTGGATCGAACAAGTCGGGAGGGCTTCACGAAGAGACCAGACTGGACAGTACCAACAAGCACAATAATAGAGGCGTTGGGGTACTTCGACCTGAAGAGTTGTCGAAAATGTTTCCGACCCCTCCTTCTCTGGAGCACAACCCTGTTGCGTCACCCTGCCAGCTCAGTGATCCACCAATGGACCAGACGGAACTCTCGAACAATCAACGGTCGTTGAGGCATCTGCCGGACATTTATCCAAACATGGGTTCTCCGGCTGAGGAACCCATTGATGATTGGTCCTATGTATTTAAACCTGCGCCAATTTGCAAACTTGTTGGTTCTTCCAAGTACGCCCCGCTCACTAATCTACCCAGCCAATCGTTACCTCCGGTTTCTCTGCCTTCTCACTGCGTCTACAGACCTTCGTGGCAGTGCAATCCGACTACGAATAACAATCCAGAGAAGGTTCTTCCACCCACTAGACCTGGATCGGTTCAACAGCCTTGTCCGCCTAGCCCTGCACCTTTAGGGACGCCATACCGGGCTGCTACTTTGTCTGGAAGACCACCACCTCCACCTTACGATCAACCAAGCCCAGCAACTTCTACAACTTCTTCTTAtctcaataaaaatttgaatagcaTCGAGGCCGATACTCCTGGGCCAACGCGAGCTCCAGAATCAAATTCTTTGGTCGTTAATATTCTACTCGGAGATACGGCTCTCAACATATTTAGGGATCATAATTTCGATAGCTGCAGTCTTTGCGTTTGTAACGCTGGGCCGAAAGTAGTAGGTAACATAAAAGGTGCCGATGCCGGAATTTATGTAGCTGGATCCTGGGGACCTGGAGGTGCATTGTTCCAAGATGACGATCAAATACGATGCAGTTGCGGATTTAGCGCAGTTGTCAATCGTCGTCTTGCCCACCGAGCAGGTCTTTTCTACGAGGACGAAATGGAGATCACTGGAATCGCGGAGGATCCCTCTGACAAGAAAAAGGGTTCTCTAGTTGGAGTCGCTTGTGGGGGTGGTAAACCACCACCGGAAGGTCTGGATTCTGTACCTCCAAATGTGCTGGAATTACTAAGAGAGCAATGTTTAATCGTTCAAAGTTCGGCAAGTAGTCTGAACAGAGCTGCTCGAATTTACGCAGGTATGCGAAGTTATCCCTCGCTTATACCCACGGTTAATACCCTTGAGTTTAACGACGGCAACGAAGTATCTCTAGCAGCGCTAGACCAGGGGAAAGTAGATGGCACTCCAAATGAAAGAACGAATCGACTGAACGGTGTGCATCGATGGGTATTCCTCAGAGCACATGGTCCTCAGTGTAGCGGAGATATCGTGAGAGTGATGAGATCATTGCAGCCCTTGTTACAAGAGGCTGTGCAGCGAAAATGTACGACCAGAATGTGGGAGGCTCCGTATACAGTCGCTGGACCTCTTACCTGGAGACAATTTCATCGTTTGGCTGGGCGGGGGACCGATGATAGATGCGAACCTCAACCTATTCCAGCACTGGTTGTTGGCTATGATCGAGACTGGCTCTCTCTGTCACCTTACGCTCTCAGTTAttgggaaaaattattactcgaaCCTTATGCTGGGCCAAGGGACGTTGCCTACATTGTCGTGGCACCTGACAGTGAACCAGTTATTTCTAAAGTTCGATCGTTCTTCAGGGAGCTCTCTACCACTTATGAA ATTTGCAGACTGGGTAAACATACTCCGATATCGAAGGTACTACGTGACGGCATTCTTCGTGTCGGAAAAGCCGCAGTTCAAAAAGTTTCCAAACAACCAATTGACGAGTGGTTCAAATTATTGGGTGAAAATCAAATAGGAGAATTATTAAGGCTTTATGCTCAGGTATGCAACCATAGATTAGCGCCACACCTAACACAGGTCATACAGGATAGAAGTTTACTCGAGCCCGGTGAGTCACCCAGTAAACAACAGCAAGCTCCCGCAACTCCAGCTCCAGAAATTACACCGGCTACTCCTGACAGTGTAACGCCGAAGACAGAACCTACCG AAGGTGAAAATGTTAGAAGCGAAACACCGTCGTCCAATACGCCGCCAAATCCTGGCCCAGGAACCGGTAATACCACACCTGCGACCACCAATACTACAACTACTCCAACGACAACTGTGGGACCGGATGAAGAAGAAGTTGAACCACCAGCAGTTGTGGTGTATTTGGTCGAACCATTCTCATTAGGTGGCGCCGAGGATCCTGATAGGCGTAGATTGGCTATTTTGGCTTTACTACGTGCTTATTCTACGGCGGTTAACAGCATGCCGGAGAACATAAGATCTAACATCAACGTCCAG TTGATATCCCTGGAGAGCATCATGGAGTTGGGCAGAGCAAGAGAGAGGCGGAGGGCCCAGGACGAGATGAGATCGCTGGCTCTCAATGTATTCTTACAAGGTCGACGACTGCTTAATCACAATTCAATGGTCAAGAGCCTCACTGGCTTTGGGACTGCAGCTGCCGCAGATCTCTTTCTTAAAAGCAAAGAT GAACGAAACAAAGCTCCATATCGGCTTTATGCTCCTGCATACGTTTTGGCTCCTTTGCGCGGCAAAAGCGAAGCTCCCGAATCGTTTGGAATGGCAGGACCTGAAGAATGTGCAGTGCTGTACTTGAGCTATTGTTTGAGCGAAGATCAAGCCTGGCTGCTAGCTGTTGCGACGGACGACAGAGGAGAAATCTTTGAGACAGCAACGATCAATGTTGATGTGCCAAACAGAAGACGCAGAAAGCGAGCCTCTGCCAGACGGGTTGGACTCCAAAAACTGATGGACTTCATCCTTGGCGTTATGTCACAAGGG GTTCAGCCATGGAGATTGGTAGTCGGTCGTGTAGGTCGCATTGGCCACGGTGAACTGAAAGGCTGGAGTTGGCTCCTATCTCGCAAGGCGCTTCTTAAGGCATCCAAACATTTGAAGGATATTTGTGGTCAGTGTAGTCTCATGTACCCAGGAGCAGCACCTTGTGTATTGAGCGCATGCCTCGTCTCATTAGAACCTGATTCCACACTTCGATTGATGGCCGACCAATTTACCCCAGATGAAAGGTTTAGTCAAGCCTCCGTTAACTGTCAACTATCCACACCACAGGACGTTACGTGCACTCATATTCTCGTCTTCCCTACCTCTGCTACCACGCAG TCATCGCAAACTGCTTTCCAAGAGCAACACATAAATGGACCAGATCTTGGGGACGATGAACTATTCTCAGCCCTGGACGATGACATGCCGGAGGGAATGGAAGGAATGGGAGACTTCAATGATATTTTCAGCGTATGGCCAGAAGCAGGTGCTGGTGGAGGACAAAGTCCTGGAGGGAGTCCTCACCGACCAGAGGGTTCTCCTCTAGGTGGTGAAGGCGGAGGTTCAGGCCTCGGAAATCATGACGGACCTGGCAGTCCATTCCCATGCAACAATACTCCCAGG ACGGCTGTGAACGATCAGGCAGAAGAAGTTGGTACGCTTCTGCAGCAACCGTTGGCTCTTGGTTATTTGGTATCAACAGCACCTACAGGACGCATGCCCTCCTGGTTTTGGTCAGCGTGCCCTCACCTGGATGGCGTTTGCCCGGTCTTCCTTAAGAATGCTTTGCACTTGCACAGCCCCGCTATTCAGCAGAACAGCGATGATCTTTTGCAACAGCAAAGTGCCCTCACCGCGCATCCGCTCGATTCTCAATACACCACCGATGTGCTTAG GTATGTGCTGGAGGGATACAACGCATTGTCCTGGCTTGCGGTAGACGCTAATACAAAAGACCGACTTTCCTGTCTGCCGGTCCATGTCCAGGCACTCATGCAGCTCTACCACGCAGCGGCAGCCCTCGTCTGA